The genomic window CCACGACATCCGCAACGGCATCACGCCCCTGCGCAACGTGCTGCGCCACCTCGGAGAAGTCAGCGAGAACGAGCCCGCGGCCCTGGCCACCATCTTCGACGAACGCCGGGGCACCCTCGAGGACGGCCTGGCCTACCTCGAGGACCTGGCGGGCCACTACGCCAAGCTCAGCCCCGGCCGCGCGCCGGAACCCTGCCGCCTGGCCGAACTGGTCGCCGCGGTGATGCACGAACCGGGCGTGCCCCACGGGACGCGCCTGGTCAACGCCGTGCCCGCCGCCCTGCCGCCGATCATGGCCGACCCGGTGAGTCTGCGGCGCATTTTCGACAACCTGGTGCGCAACGCCCTCGAGGCCCTGGCGTATGGCGAGGGGACGGTCACCATCGACGCCGCGGTCGACGAGGACCCCCACACCGGCGAGCCCCGCATCCTGGTCAGCGTGAGCGACGACGGCGAGGGCATCGCCCCGGAGAACCTCGACGCGGTGTTCACCGACTTCTTCACCACGCGCGAGCACGGCACCGGCCTCGGCCTGAGCAACGTGCGCCGCCTGGTGGCCGACTGCGGCGGCACGGTGCGCGTGGCCAGCGCACCGGGCGCGGGCACCACCTTCACCCTCAGCTTCCCCCTGCCGGACGGGACCGAGACATGAGCCTGATCCTGATCATCGACGACATCGCCGCCATGCGCGACCAGTACGCCTACGACCTGAAGCGCCTCGGCGGCTTCGACACCGCCACCGCCGGCGGCGGCTCCGAAGGCCTGGCCATGATCGCGTCGGCGGCGCCGGACTGCGTCATCCTCGACCTCGAGATGCCCGGCGTGGACGGCTTCGAGGTGCTGGCCACCCTCAAGCGCCAGCAGAACCGGATCCCGATCATCGTCTACACGGGCACCGGCAGCTACGACCGCTGCGTGCGGGCGACCAAGCTCGGGGCCTACAGCTTCATCGCCAAGGACGAGCCCCTCGAACGCGTGGTGCGCGAGGTGGAGAACGCCCTGGCCTGGGCCGAACTGCGCGCCGAGGTGAAGCGCTACCGCCACCAGAGCGGCGACGACTCGCCGCTCATCGGCAGCAGCCGCGCCGCCGTGGCCATGAAGGAGCAGATCGACAAGCTCGCGAAGATTCCCAGCCCGGTGCTCGTGCTCGGCGAGAGCGGCAGCGGCAAGGAGCTCGTGGCGCGCCGCCTGCACGACGCGGGCCCCCGCGCGGGTCGGCCCTTCGTGGCCGTCAACTGCGCCGCCCTGCCCGACGCCATGGTCGAGTCGGAGCTCTTCGGCCACGAGCGCGGCGCCTTCACCGGCGCCGACCAGACCCGCAAGGGCGCCTTCGAGACCGCCCACGGCGGCACCCTCTTCCTCGACGAGATCGGCGAACTGCCGGCGCCCGCCCAGGCCAAGCTGCTGCGGGTGCTCGAGGACGCCGTCGTCACGCGCCTCGGCTCCCACAAGGGCACGAAGGTCGACACCCGCGTGGTCGCGGCCACCAACCGCGACCCCGAGGCCGAAGTCGCCCGCGGCGCCTTCCGGCAGGATCTGCTCTTCCGCCTCAACACCCACACGGTGCGGGTGCCGCCCCTGCGCGAACGCCTGAGCGACGTGCCCGACCTCGCGGCCCACTTCCTGCGCCTGGTCTGCGAGAAGTTCGGCGTGCGGCCGCGCACCTTCGCCGCGGAGACCGTCGGCCGCCTGCAGGCCCACGCCTGGACCCGCAACAACGTGCGCGAGCTGCGCAACGTGGTGGAGCAGCTCGTCATCGCCGGCGACGACGACGTCATCGGGCCCGACCTGCTGCCGCCCGGTTTCGCCGACGGCACGGTGCCGCCCCCGGCGCCCGGCCGCGAGGCGATGGGCCCCGGCCCGGCGCTGCCCGGCGGCACCCTCAGGGAACAGAAGGCGGCCGCCGAGCGGCAGATCGTGCTGACCGCCCTCGAACGCAACGACTGGCACATCACCAACACGGCGGCCCAACTCGGGCTCGCCGACCACAGCAGCCTGCTGAAGGTGATGCGCCGCCACGGCCTGAAGAAGTAACCGCAACCGATCTCCGGAGGGAACCCGCATGCGCGCGTCGCGAATCGTCCAGATCGTCCGGATCGCCCGGATCGTCCTCGGCCTGCTCGTCCTGGCTGCCGCCCCCGCCCTGGCCGCCCGCGGCGGCAACCCCTTCCTCGACTACCGCGGCGGCAGCTGGCTCGTGCCGCAGACGCCCGCCGTCACGGGCGGTCCCGTGGCCGGCCTCTTCAACCCCGCCGCCGCCGTCCTGAACGACGTGGGCGGCGCCGACTTCTGGTGGAACGACACCGACATCCGCTCCGGCCTGGACGACTACGGCTTCGCCCTCGGGCGCAACCTGAGCTTCGCCATGAACGCCACGACCTTCGGCACCCACGCCGAGAGCTGGAAGATCTACGACTACCAGCTCGGCCTGGCCGGCGGCTCGCGCGACCACGCCTTCGGTCTGGCCTACCGCTGGTCCAACGGCGAGACCGCACGCACGCCCCGCGAGGACGCCCTCGTCGTCGGCACGGTGAGCCGCCCCTTCCGCTGGCTCAGCTTCGGCGCGGCCGGCACCTTCGCCCTCGGACCCGCGGCCTACCAGGGCGTCTTCGACGTGGGCCTGCGCCCCCTCGGCACCGACCTGCTCACCCTGCACGCCGACTGGACCGCCAACGACGACGAGCGCTTCCTGGCCGACGGCAGCTGGGGCGCGGGCGTCGAACTGCGTCCCGTCGACGGGGTGCATCTGGGCTTCAAGGCCCGCGAAGCGGCCGACGGCGGCGACCCCGACTACGGCGCGTTCCTCGGCGTGACCCTGGGCTTCAGCACCTTCGGCGCCCTGCCGGTGTACAGCGGCGCCAGCGACGAGCGGCTGCGCACGACCTACCTGGTGCGGTCGAATCCGCCCCTGCGCGGGCTGCCCCTCGGCGGGCTCACCCTCGGCAAGCGCACCACCTACTTCCCGCTCAGCCTGGAGAACCGCGTCCTCACCTACCAGAAGTACCGCTGGTTCGACGACGAACGCATCGCCTGGCTCGACCTGCTGCCCCTGCTCGATGCGGTGCGCGACGCCGACGACATCGACATCGTGGCGGTGAACCTGGCCGGCTTCCGCGGCCGTCCGTCGCTGGTGTGGGAGCTGCGCGAGAAGCTGCTGGAGATCCGGCGCACGGGCAAGGAGCTGGTGATCCACGTCGACAACCCCGGCGCCCTGGTGTACTGGCTGGCCGCCATCGGCGACCAGGTGACCATCGACCCCTACGGCATGGTGACCATCCCCGGCCTGGCCCTGAGCCGCAGCTATCTCAAGGGCACCCTCGAGAAGCTCGGCCTCGGCTTCCAGGAGCATCGCTACTTCAAGTACAAGAGCGCGGCCGAGACCCTCAGCCGCGACCACATGTCCGACGCCGACCGCGAGCAGCGCCAGCGCATCGTCGACGTGATCTACACCACGTTCCGCGACGGCGCCGCCGCCGCGCGCGACCTGGGGCCCGACCAGTTCGACGCCCTCGTCGACGAGCAGGCCCTGCTGACCGCCGCCGAGGCCCAGGCCGCCGGACTCGTCGACGGCGCCGCCCGCTGGGACGGCGTGCTCAAACGCCTCCGCGACGAGCGCGGCGCGCGCCCCGTGCGCAAGGCGCCGCGCGACTACCCCCGCGAGTTCTGGGACGAGCAGTGGGGCCAGCCCGCGAAGATCCCGGTCGTCTACGCCGTCGGCCCCTGCGCCATGGACAGCGGCATCAACGGCCGCAAGACCAGCGCCTACCTGCGCGGCCTCATCGGCGATCCGGACGTCAAGGCGGTGGTGCTGCGGGCCGACTCGCCGGGCGGCGAGGTGCTGCCCAGCGACCTGGTCGCCGAGGCGATCGCCCAGCTCCGGGCCGCCGGCAAGCCGGTCGTCGTCAGCCAGGGCGACGTGGCGGCCAGCGGCGGCTACTGGATCAGCATGAACGGCGCCGAGATCCTGACCACGCCCCTGACCATCACCGGCTCGGTGGGCGTCATCAGCGGCTGGCTGTGGGACGACGGCTTCGCGGAGAAGGCGGGCGTCACGAGCGACGTCGTGCACCGCGGCGCCCACGCCGACCTCTACGCCAACGTGAACCTGCCCTTCCTCGGCGGCATCCCCCGCCGGCCCATGACCGACGCGGAGCTCGCCCGCGTCGAGCACGTCATCCGCGGCATGTACGGCCAGTTCGTGGACGCCGTGGCCCGGGGTCGCGGCATGACCCCCGAGGCGGTCGACGCCATCGCCCAGGGGCGCGTGTGGATGGGGCCCGACGCCGTGGCCAACGGCCTGGCCGACCGCCTCGGCACCCTCGACCAGGCCATCGGCCGGGCCCGCGAACTGGCGGGGATCCCCGCCGGGCGCGAGATCGAACTGGTCGAGTACCCGCCGCGGCCCCTCGTGCAGTGGCCCAGTTTCGGGCCGCGCCTGCCCGGCCTGTTCGGTCTCGGCACGTGGGTGAACGGCGGCCTGGCCCACCTCTACGGACGCGACGCCGAAGCCGCCGAGCCGGTGCCGGCCCTGCTCGGCGCGCCCGGTCTCGGCACCGCCCAGGTCGACTACCTGCAGAGCCTCAACGCCGCCCGCGGCGGCGCCGCGGTGCTGGTCGATCCGGACCTGCTGCCCGAGGCCTGGACCGGACACGACTGAGCCGGCCCCCCTTCCGCGACCCTCTTCCGACCGCGGCGCTTCGGCGCCGCGGTTTTTACGCATCTGTGGGCTGCGCCACACGTCTTCCCTGTGTCCCGCCGGACACACACAAGCTCTCCGATCCGCCGGACAATCTCACAAGATGTTGTCGGAAATCAGGTTGCAGACACCGGCATCGCGTCCGCGATCTGGCCGCGCCCTTGCGATATCCCGGGCAAGTCGCCAAGCCCGGGCGCCGGACGATCCGCCGCCCACCCCAACGCAAAGGAGCGCGTCATGAAGAAGCAGCCCATCACCACCCGCGAAGAGCGCAAACTCAAGTTCGCCGAAGCCGGCATCCTGTTCGTGCTGGTCCTCGCCATCACCATCTTCGTCGGCGTCCGCGTGGCCGACCAGGACGGCCCCGACGTCGCCGCCGCGACCGGAGCCGCCACTCCCGTCCGCTCCCTGTCCGACCTGCAGACCGGCGCCGGAGCCGAGTCCGTGGTCGCGGCCGAGGCCGAGACCGGGATCGCCGTGACCGCAGCGGAGCCCGAAGTCGCACCGGAACCGGAAGCCGCGCCCGTCCGCGGTCCCGTCACCTACGCCCTGGCCGAGGAGACCTACTTCGGCGGCGCGTACGGCGAAGCCGCCGAGCTCTTCGGCATCTACAGCGCCGAGCACCCGGACAACGCCTGGGGCCACTACATGCTGGGTCTGAGCGCGTGGAAGGCCGGCGACACCGTGGCCGCCGACGAGGCCTTCGCCGCCGCCCTGGCCATCAAGCCCGACCATCTGAAGAGCCTCATCAACTCGGCCCGCGTGCTCATCGAGCTCGACCGCGTCGCCGACGCCCGGGAGCGCATCGACGCCGCCCTGGCCCTGGCTCCGGCGAGCATCGAAGTGCGCCG from bacterium includes these protein-coding regions:
- a CDS encoding tetratricopeptide repeat protein gives rise to the protein MKKQPITTREERKLKFAEAGILFVLVLAITIFVGVRVADQDGPDVAAATGAATPVRSLSDLQTGAGAESVVAAEAETGIAVTAAEPEVAPEPEAAPVRGPVTYALAEETYFGGAYGEAAELFGIYSAEHPDNAWGHYMLGLSAWKAGDTVAADEAFAAALAIKPDHLKSLINSARVLIELDRVADARERIDAALALAPASIEVRRVSARVAHNEGHLDEAESDYLTVLQGKGDDAWSLNNLGLIRIEQERFGDALAPLARAASLKPDWACVQNNLGVALERTGHYVAAGEAYTAALAADAGYAKADESLARVNGLTETADLVAIDLAGLAESFDPFPAPSFAAAEAEVDTIAVGDEFGGAMADLAVATAAGDGNDDDPDHDGPQDR
- a CDS encoding sigma-54-dependent Fis family transcriptional regulator; amino-acid sequence: MSLILIIDDIAAMRDQYAYDLKRLGGFDTATAGGGSEGLAMIASAAPDCVILDLEMPGVDGFEVLATLKRQQNRIPIIVYTGTGSYDRCVRATKLGAYSFIAKDEPLERVVREVENALAWAELRAEVKRYRHQSGDDSPLIGSSRAAVAMKEQIDKLAKIPSPVLVLGESGSGKELVARRLHDAGPRAGRPFVAVNCAALPDAMVESELFGHERGAFTGADQTRKGAFETAHGGTLFLDEIGELPAPAQAKLLRVLEDAVVTRLGSHKGTKVDTRVVAATNRDPEAEVARGAFRQDLLFRLNTHTVRVPPLRERLSDVPDLAAHFLRLVCEKFGVRPRTFAAETVGRLQAHAWTRNNVRELRNVVEQLVIAGDDDVIGPDLLPPGFADGTVPPPAPGREAMGPGPALPGGTLREQKAAAERQIVLTALERNDWHITNTAAQLGLADHSSLLKVMRRHGLKK
- a CDS encoding S49 family peptidase, which encodes MRASRIVQIVRIARIVLGLLVLAAAPALAARGGNPFLDYRGGSWLVPQTPAVTGGPVAGLFNPAAAVLNDVGGADFWWNDTDIRSGLDDYGFALGRNLSFAMNATTFGTHAESWKIYDYQLGLAGGSRDHAFGLAYRWSNGETARTPREDALVVGTVSRPFRWLSFGAAGTFALGPAAYQGVFDVGLRPLGTDLLTLHADWTANDDERFLADGSWGAGVELRPVDGVHLGFKAREAADGGDPDYGAFLGVTLGFSTFGALPVYSGASDERLRTTYLVRSNPPLRGLPLGGLTLGKRTTYFPLSLENRVLTYQKYRWFDDERIAWLDLLPLLDAVRDADDIDIVAVNLAGFRGRPSLVWELREKLLEIRRTGKELVIHVDNPGALVYWLAAIGDQVTIDPYGMVTIPGLALSRSYLKGTLEKLGLGFQEHRYFKYKSAAETLSRDHMSDADREQRQRIVDVIYTTFRDGAAAARDLGPDQFDALVDEQALLTAAEAQAAGLVDGAARWDGVLKRLRDERGARPVRKAPRDYPREFWDEQWGQPAKIPVVYAVGPCAMDSGINGRKTSAYLRGLIGDPDVKAVVLRADSPGGEVLPSDLVAEAIAQLRAAGKPVVVSQGDVAASGGYWISMNGAEILTTPLTITGSVGVISGWLWDDGFAEKAGVTSDVVHRGAHADLYANVNLPFLGGIPRRPMTDAELARVEHVIRGMYGQFVDAVARGRGMTPEAVDAIAQGRVWMGPDAVANGLADRLGTLDQAIGRARELAGIPAGREIELVEYPPRPLVQWPSFGPRLPGLFGLGTWVNGGLAHLYGRDAEAAEPVPALLGAPGLGTAQVDYLQSLNAARGGAAVLVDPDLLPEAWTGHD